In Papaver somniferum cultivar HN1 chromosome 1, ASM357369v1, whole genome shotgun sequence, a genomic segment contains:
- the LOC113277488 gene encoding 60S ribosomal protein L23A-like: MAPPSKVATKKADPKVQALKSAKAVKAGASTLKKKIKKIRTSVTFHRPKTLKTARKPKYPRISAPPRNKLDHYQILKYPLTTESAMKKIEDNNTLVFIVDIRADKKKIKAAVKKMYDIQTKKVNTLIRPDGTKKAYVRLTPDYDALDVANKIGII, from the exons ATGGCTCCTCCATCTAAAG TTGCTACAAAGAAGGCCGACCCAAAGGTACAGGCTTTGAAATCTGCCAAGGCAGTCAAAGCTGGAGCATCAACGTTAaagaagaagattaagaagatcCGTACATCAGTCACCTTTCACAGGCCAAAGACATTGAAGACAGCGAGGAAACCCAAGTACCCTCGTATCAGTGCACCACCAAGGAACAAGCTTGACCATTACCAGATTTTGAAATACCCACTCACAACTGAATCAGcaatgaagaagattgaagacaacaacACCCTGGTGTTCATTGTTGATATCCGTGCTGATAAGAAGAAAATTAAGGCTGCAGTCAAGAAGATGTACGATATCCAGACTAAGAAAGTGAACACCCTTATCAG GCCTGATGGAACGAAGAAGGCTTACGTGAGATTAACTCCAGATTATGATGCTTTGGACGTTGCAAACAAGATTGGTATTATATAG